A part of Paenibacillus donghaensis genomic DNA contains:
- a CDS encoding peptidoglycan D,D-transpeptidase FtsI family protein, with the protein MKVFGKPNPLPEEKLTPRSLGLRLNIFFFGTFMIFCIIIIRLASLQFAEGASLADEETKRDVKTVPLAAARGVIYAANGEKLAYSSSVQSLYMMLTKEYTAKVKDKEQNKDMLTDEARQKSDALAARLAAEFAKYSDPAAKQLSKEGVLDALDLEFKRNQGYVPRRIKADLSQKEIAYFMEHKDEYPGLSIVEENLRHYNNDTIAVQTVGYVKPFKSTETGYSIYTNIRNAMKQSDADPGLVYKPDESVGADGLELQYQRELRGKNGYQEISVDPQNMAKKVEKLVPPVKGYNIWSTINKNIQLKTEQAVTDQIKWLHSNAVQGKTHPDAQTGYAVAMEVDTGNVVAMANMPDYDTNIWTGEKLLPEDWEKIETNYQNGTVTPKSSGRSGNDFESVVFLGSTIKPLSVLIGLNEGLFSTTETYNDKGIAYFGKDDKSSVRNSSGHVYNNIRPAKAIEFSSNAFMIDMVGERLYNKYKGEALNVWDSYLKQFGLGVSTESGLPKEYPGEFNYRREDYTGTDQAALVYASFGQQGKFTPLQLAQYTATLANEGERIKPQLVSRITDADGKLVKSFEREVLNKVEFDPAYWSVIKQGMNSKVEAFDDFPYDFARKTGTSEQWSSKARANRDNGVFIAYAPRDKPKLAVAVVIPDGGFGSQSAAPVARKIFDAYDWEYGLDGIPKKSLAASSGETE; encoded by the coding sequence GTGAAAGTGTTTGGTAAGCCGAATCCGCTGCCGGAAGAAAAACTTACCCCCCGTTCCCTTGGTTTGCGTCTGAATATTTTTTTCTTCGGTACCTTTATGATCTTCTGCATCATTATTATCCGCCTTGCCTCGCTACAGTTCGCCGAAGGCGCAAGTCTGGCAGATGAGGAGACCAAACGTGATGTCAAAACGGTGCCGCTGGCAGCAGCACGTGGAGTGATCTATGCCGCGAACGGCGAGAAGCTGGCCTATTCCTCCTCGGTACAGTCGCTCTATATGATGCTGACGAAGGAATACACTGCCAAGGTAAAAGACAAAGAGCAGAACAAAGATATGCTGACTGACGAGGCCCGTCAGAAGTCCGATGCACTGGCCGCCAGACTGGCCGCTGAATTCGCCAAATATAGCGATCCTGCCGCCAAGCAGCTGTCCAAGGAGGGTGTGCTGGATGCGCTCGATCTTGAATTCAAGCGAAACCAGGGTTATGTGCCCCGCCGGATCAAAGCAGACCTGTCGCAAAAAGAGATCGCCTACTTCATGGAGCACAAGGATGAGTATCCTGGACTAAGCATTGTGGAGGAAAACCTCAGGCATTATAACAACGATACGATTGCAGTACAGACAGTGGGTTATGTGAAACCGTTCAAATCAACGGAAACAGGCTACAGTATCTATACGAATATCCGCAATGCGATGAAACAAAGTGATGCAGACCCCGGATTGGTTTATAAGCCGGATGAGTCCGTCGGGGCCGACGGTCTGGAGCTGCAATATCAGCGTGAGCTGCGCGGCAAAAATGGTTACCAGGAAATCTCCGTTGATCCCCAGAATATGGCCAAGAAGGTGGAGAAGCTGGTTCCACCCGTCAAAGGTTATAATATTTGGTCGACGATTAACAAAAATATACAGCTGAAGACCGAGCAGGCGGTCACAGACCAAATTAAATGGCTGCACAGCAACGCCGTGCAGGGCAAAACCCATCCTGATGCGCAGACCGGCTATGCCGTAGCCATGGAAGTGGATACAGGCAACGTAGTTGCCATGGCGAACATGCCTGACTATGATACCAACATATGGACAGGGGAAAAGCTCTTGCCTGAGGATTGGGAGAAAATCGAAACCAATTATCAGAATGGTACGGTTACGCCTAAATCCTCCGGCCGTTCGGGCAATGATTTCGAATCTGTTGTTTTCCTGGGCTCAACCATCAAGCCATTAAGTGTGCTAATTGGGTTAAATGAAGGTCTGTTCTCTACTACAGAAACTTACAACGACAAAGGGATTGCCTATTTCGGCAAGGACGACAAATCCTCGGTCCGCAATTCCTCGGGCCATGTCTATAATAATATTCGTCCCGCCAAGGCCATTGAATTCTCATCCAATGCCTTTATGATCGACATGGTCGGAGAGCGGTTGTATAACAAATACAAGGGCGAAGCACTGAATGTATGGGATAGTTATCTGAAGCAATTCGGCCTTGGGGTCAGTACCGAAAGTGGTTTGCCCAAGGAGTATCCAGGTGAATTCAACTATCGCCGCGAGGATTATACAGGAACAGACCAGGCTGCCCTGGTCTATGCTTCATTCGGCCAGCAAGGCAAATTCACACCGCTGCAGCTCGCCCAGTATACGGCTACACTTGCCAACGAAGGCGAACGGATCAAGCCGCAGCTGGTGAGCCGCATTACCGATGCCGACGGCAAGCTGGTCAAGAGCTTTGAGCGCGAGGTGCTGAACAAGGTGGAATTCGACCCTGCTTATTGGAGCGTTATCAAACAGGGGATGAACAGCAAGGTGGAGGCCTTTGATGATTTCCCTTATGATTTTGCCCGCAAGACCGGCACCTCAGAGCAATGGTCCAGCAAGGCCAGAGCGAATCGCGACAACGGGGTATTTATCGCTTATGCCCCGCGCGATAAGCCCAAGCTCGCTGTAGCGGTAGTCATTCCTGACGGCGGCTTCGGCTCCCAGAGTGCGGCGCCGGTCGCCCGCAAAATCTTCGACGCCTATGATTGGGAATATGGTCTGGACGGAATTCCTAAGAAAAGCCTCGCTGCAAGCTCTGGTGAAACTGAATAG
- a CDS encoding transglutaminase domain-containing protein, with translation MLKEWLESVTEANAISIALLLIVLFSLLQGWGRGFARSSGRLFGLLGSGLSAAAALVLAVPAAAYLSPWVQAWAAAKELPATELSQWQQIYYTAVSVIAGSPLVRFLLLLLLAYSLIRLLIGLLFLLLPFRLPHRQGRAADREVSALSRLGGAAVGGLIGLTRALLVVLALFVGVALNPDSSFSNYVESSPVYTQSAAAVIQPFAGEAVRSKLPVLTQAVAAEMNDILRRKYEVIDHQIAADIAQAAEEIAGQAEGEEEKAKLLYDWVGTRIAYDYDKAENYEQNRIWKEQTPQDTFDTRIGVCIDYARLYALMARSQDLKVRVVTGRGYDGRGGYGPHAWNEVYLSDQQSWIPLDPTWAGSGDWFNPKDFKDTHIAESVL, from the coding sequence TTGCTGAAGGAATGGCTTGAAAGTGTAACGGAGGCCAACGCCATATCCATTGCCCTTCTGCTGATTGTGCTGTTCTCCTTGCTGCAGGGCTGGGGCAGAGGTTTCGCCCGCTCCAGCGGCAGGTTATTCGGGCTGCTGGGCAGCGGCTTATCCGCCGCCGCCGCGTTGGTTCTGGCAGTGCCTGCAGCAGCCTATCTGTCACCTTGGGTGCAGGCTTGGGCCGCCGCGAAGGAGCTGCCCGCGACAGAGCTTAGCCAGTGGCAGCAGATCTATTATACAGCCGTCTCCGTCATCGCTGGCTCTCCGCTGGTGAGGTTCCTGCTGCTGTTGCTGCTGGCCTACAGCCTGATCCGGCTGCTGATCGGGCTGCTGTTCCTGCTGCTGCCATTCCGCTTGCCCCACCGCCAGGGAAGAGCGGCCGATCGGGAGGTTTCAGCACTGAGCAGGCTCGGCGGGGCTGCAGTGGGCGGTCTGATCGGCTTGACCCGAGCCTTGCTCGTGGTGCTGGCACTGTTTGTCGGGGTGGCGCTTAACCCCGACAGCAGCTTCAGCAACTATGTGGAGTCCTCACCGGTATACACGCAGAGTGCGGCTGCGGTAATCCAGCCTTTTGCCGGAGAAGCGGTCCGCAGCAAGCTGCCGGTGTTAACCCAAGCGGTGGCAGCAGAGATGAATGATATTCTCCGCCGTAAATACGAAGTGATTGATCATCAGATTGCTGCCGATATCGCGCAGGCTGCCGAGGAGATTGCCGGACAAGCTGAAGGCGAAGAAGAGAAAGCGAAGCTGCTCTACGATTGGGTGGGCACGCGAATCGCTTATGATTATGACAAGGCCGAGAATTATGAGCAGAACCGGATCTGGAAGGAGCAGACCCCGCAGGACACCTTCGATACCCGGATCGGAGTCTGTATTGATTATGCCCGGCTGTATGCCCTGATGGCCCGCTCACAGGACCTGAAGGTGCGTGTGGTAACGGGAAGAGGGTATGACGGGCGGGGCGGATATGGTCCGCATGCCTGGAATGAAGTATACCTCAGCGATCAGCAGAGCTGGATTCCGCTTGACCCAACCTGGGCAGGCAGCGGGGACTGGTTCAACCCCAAGGATTTCAAGGATACACATATCGCGGAAAGCGTACTTTGA
- a CDS encoding MFS transporter: MKTALWLYLFLFLAFFDLHAQYPILTPFAVSLGAAPAFIGWMMGMYSLTHLPGNLLAGVLVDRNGSRRYIVFSLVTAGAILLLQAHAQLPWHLLVLRAASGFALAFLSPACMTLLASLSADPAQQGKYMSGHGIIHTLASVVSPAAGAFIVAKAGYAGTFSTLGWLLIATGIMAFFSVPAPARLPTGLKAAPALLPHEQPAGEGGDRTGNTHGTKRYYLLPFFVACSQGVLFFELPMSQTGSNAVLSTGILLSLLSLGALLTLGMLFLNRVSPNLRIACALLGMALSFFCLAAFRQIPVGLILFLLGAAKGILFPAMASLFISLAGPGRMGRTFSMQSIAMSLGAFAGPVAAGQLRTVISPYFIAFLLLMTALLLLPPGKTHKLAAQPAEWERRTA, from the coding sequence GTGAAAACTGCGCTGTGGCTGTATCTGTTTCTCTTCCTGGCCTTCTTCGATCTGCATGCCCAATACCCGATTCTGACTCCCTTTGCCGTCTCTTTAGGCGCGGCCCCCGCCTTCATCGGCTGGATGATGGGGATGTATTCACTGACCCATCTGCCGGGCAATCTGCTGGCAGGCGTGCTGGTTGACCGCAACGGCAGCCGCCGTTATATCGTCTTCAGCCTGGTAACCGCCGGAGCGATCCTGCTCCTGCAGGCGCACGCGCAGCTGCCGTGGCATCTACTGGTGCTGCGCGCAGCCAGCGGCTTTGCGCTGGCTTTCCTGTCACCGGCGTGCATGACGCTGCTGGCTTCGCTCTCCGCCGATCCTGCCCAGCAAGGCAAATACATGTCCGGCCATGGGATCATCCATACACTGGCGTCGGTCGTTTCGCCCGCCGCAGGCGCATTTATTGTGGCCAAAGCCGGATATGCCGGCACCTTCAGCACCCTCGGCTGGCTGCTGATTGCTACTGGCATCATGGCCTTCTTCAGCGTCCCCGCGCCTGCGCGCCTGCCTACAGGCCTGAAGGCAGCGCCTGCGCTGCTGCCGCATGAGCAGCCGGCAGGCGAAGGCGGCGACAGAACGGGGAACACGCATGGCACCAAACGTTATTATTTGCTGCCTTTTTTTGTCGCCTGCTCGCAGGGGGTACTGTTCTTTGAGCTTCCCATGTCGCAGACAGGCAGCAACGCCGTTCTCTCGACCGGCATTCTGCTCTCGCTGCTCAGTCTGGGCGCGCTGCTGACGCTTGGCATGCTGTTCCTGAACCGCGTCTCACCCAACTTACGCATTGCCTGCGCCTTGCTGGGCATGGCGCTAAGCTTCTTCTGCCTGGCTGCCTTCAGGCAGATTCCGGTCGGGCTGATCCTGTTCTTGCTGGGAGCAGCCAAGGGCATCCTCTTTCCGGCGATGGCTTCGCTGTTCATCAGCCTGGCCGGACCGGGACGTATGGGCCGAACCTTCTCGATGCAGTCGATAGCGATGTCGCTCGGCGCGTTCGCCGGGCCGGTGGCTGCCGGACAGCTGCGGACGGTGATCTCTCCGTATTTCATAGCTTTCCTGCTGCTGATGACCGCGCTGCTTCTGCTGCCTCCCGGCAAGACGCATAAGCTCGCAGCGCAGCCGGCGGAATGGGAGCGCCGGACAGCGTGA
- a CDS encoding DNA primase: MSIVIIVEGKNDRSRLRRVLLPEIEILCTFGTLNSLKLESLRKKAGDSEVFLYMDNDSSGKRIRGVLRDAFPDAVHIYTRRGYAGVEGTPDEYNITQLEKAGLEEYIIYPEPMSFLLH, from the coding sequence ATGTCCATTGTTATTATTGTCGAAGGCAAGAATGACCGCAGTCGGCTGCGCCGGGTGCTGCTGCCTGAAATTGAAATTCTATGCACCTTTGGCACACTGAATTCGCTGAAGCTGGAGTCACTGCGCAAGAAGGCGGGCGACAGCGAAGTATTTCTTTATATGGACAACGACAGCTCCGGCAAAAGAATCCGTGGTGTGCTGCGCGACGCCTTCCCGGATGCCGTCCACATTTACACGCGGCGAGGTTACGCCGGGGTAGAGGGAACTCCCGATGAATATAACATCACCCAATTGGAGAAAGCTGGTCTGGAGGAATATATCATCTACCCGGAGCCTATGTCGTTCCTGCTTCATTAA
- a CDS encoding SCO family protein, with protein MQTLKRYKWTWLLLLLALGMAVYLVWTSLDFGQKKLPVIGEVQDFTLENVDGTPVTLADTQGKARLFYFFFTDCPDVCPVTTFMLSQTQKLLLEDGSFGKDVEFVSISFDPERDTREAIRTFADRFKVNYDGWYFLRGDQEAVRELAAQSFKVLIAGNNKENFAHANLIGLVDRNNRLRALYEAGDTENITPEFLAESVKALALE; from the coding sequence ATGCAGACCTTGAAGCGGTACAAATGGACCTGGCTGCTGCTCTTGCTGGCGCTGGGAATGGCGGTCTATCTGGTGTGGACCTCCCTGGACTTTGGGCAGAAGAAACTGCCGGTGATTGGCGAGGTGCAGGACTTTACGCTGGAGAATGTGGACGGTACACCTGTTACCCTGGCGGATACGCAGGGGAAGGCAAGGCTGTTTTATTTCTTCTTCACTGACTGCCCTGATGTATGTCCGGTAACCACCTTTATGTTGTCTCAGACTCAGAAATTGCTGCTGGAAGATGGAAGCTTCGGCAAGGATGTGGAGTTTGTCTCCATCTCCTTTGACCCTGAGCGGGATACCCGCGAGGCGATCCGCACGTTCGCTGACCGCTTCAAGGTGAATTACGACGGCTGGTATTTCCTGCGCGGGGACCAGGAAGCGGTGCGCGAGCTGGCCGCCCAGTCCTTCAAGGTGCTGATCGCCGGCAACAACAAGGAAAATTTCGCCCATGCCAACCTGATTGGTCTGGTGGACCGCAATAACAGGCTGCGTGCGCTCTATGAAGCCGGCGACACCGAGAACATAACACCGGAGTTCCTGGCTGAATCTGTTAAGGCGCTGGCGCTGGAGTAG
- the cyoE gene encoding heme o synthase → MDNHMTYQASADSAALSAKSPPEGASWRDFITVTKPGIIRSNLIAAFAGYWLASGWDVQYGRLILTLLGTMLVMASACVFNNYFDRDLDMKMERTRERGLPTGRLKPQTVLLYGIGLGIAGLAVLFAFSGVLAGLFGIVGMFVYVVVYTLWLKRTSTWSTSVGAISGAMPPVIGYVAVTGRVDLGAWLMFAMLFLWQPPHFWALGIRRKEEYRAAGFPLLPVVKGTLRTKYQMIPYVLLLLPIPFLMYAYDYAGIFYLIISTGLSLGWFILNLMGFRAKDDDAWAKKSFFFSINYLTVSLIVLVLNTVHG, encoded by the coding sequence GTGGACAATCATATGACTTATCAAGCTTCGGCCGATTCCGCAGCTCTGTCTGCCAAGTCGCCCCCTGAAGGAGCAAGCTGGCGTGATTTCATTACAGTGACGAAACCCGGCATTATCCGCTCCAACCTGATTGCTGCATTTGCCGGCTATTGGCTGGCCTCGGGCTGGGATGTTCAATATGGCCGATTAATTCTTACGCTGCTTGGCACCATGCTGGTCATGGCCTCAGCCTGTGTGTTTAATAATTATTTTGACCGTGATCTGGATATGAAGATGGAACGGACCCGTGAACGCGGACTGCCGACTGGCCGGTTGAAGCCACAGACTGTACTGCTCTATGGCATCGGTCTGGGAATTGCCGGGCTGGCTGTGCTGTTTGCGTTCTCGGGCGTGCTGGCCGGGTTGTTCGGAATTGTCGGCATGTTTGTTTATGTAGTAGTATACACCCTTTGGCTTAAGCGAACATCTACGTGGAGCACATCGGTCGGAGCGATCTCCGGCGCAATGCCTCCTGTAATCGGCTATGTTGCCGTTACCGGCCGGGTGGATCTTGGGGCATGGCTGATGTTCGCGATGCTGTTCCTGTGGCAGCCTCCCCATTTCTGGGCGCTTGGCATCCGCCGCAAGGAGGAATACCGCGCTGCCGGGTTCCCGCTGCTGCCGGTAGTCAAAGGAACGCTGCGCACGAAATACCAGATGATACCTTATGTGCTGCTGCTGCTCCCGATTCCTTTTTTGATGTATGCCTACGACTATGCCGGAATTTTCTATCTGATTATTTCCACAGGTCTCTCCCTGGGCTGGTTTATCCTCAATCTGATGGGCTTCCGTGCCAAAGATGATGATGCCTGGGCCAAAAAAAGCTTTTTCTTCTCCATTAATTACCTCACGGTCAGTCTGATTGTGCTTGTGCTGAATACTGTTCATGGCTAA
- a CDS encoding metal-dependent hydrolase translates to MDTATHFVMGLGLAGLAFVDPVVASNPTLAGAIMLATVLGSQAPDADTALRLKDNALYIRNHRGITHSLPFLILWPALITLVIGPIFGFTDQQGLSHIALWSFIGVAVHVFSDLFNTYGTQAARPFTEKWIAWNIIHIFDPFIFGSHTAAIVLWITGIVPPAPLFITLYACTALYYIWRTLEHMRVTRNIRLKDVHHAAGDRYYAIPTISPRRWNVVKAKSDGSYNVGHLSNTRLEWVKHAVSSEHPAVEHSKAHPDIQAFLYFTSYAVAEVEELSSGYIVRWGDVRYLHRKQFPFVAVLVMDDQYQPLNTYVGWLSSEKLDERFAMDPDSMKL, encoded by the coding sequence ATGGACACTGCTACACATTTCGTTATGGGCCTTGGATTAGCAGGGCTTGCCTTTGTTGATCCAGTTGTCGCCTCCAATCCGACGCTGGCCGGTGCCATAATGCTGGCCACTGTGCTGGGTTCTCAGGCCCCCGATGCGGATACAGCGCTGCGTCTGAAGGATAATGCGCTCTATATCCGCAATCACCGTGGAATTACACATTCCCTGCCTTTCCTGATCCTGTGGCCAGCGTTGATTACTCTGGTAATCGGACCGATCTTCGGGTTCACCGATCAGCAGGGGCTCAGCCATATCGCGCTCTGGAGCTTCATCGGGGTAGCTGTGCATGTATTCTCTGACCTGTTCAACACCTATGGCACACAAGCTGCCCGGCCGTTCACTGAGAAGTGGATCGCCTGGAACATTATCCACATCTTCGATCCGTTTATATTCGGCAGCCACACGGCAGCCATCGTACTGTGGATCACCGGTATCGTTCCGCCAGCGCCTTTGTTTATCACGCTGTATGCCTGCACCGCGCTTTATTACATTTGGCGCACGCTGGAGCATATGCGCGTCACCCGCAATATCAGACTTAAGGATGTGCATCATGCTGCAGGCGACCGTTACTACGCCATTCCGACCATTTCTCCAAGACGCTGGAATGTGGTCAAGGCCAAATCGGATGGCAGCTATAATGTCGGCCATCTGAGCAATACACGACTGGAATGGGTCAAGCATGCCGTGTCCTCAGAGCATCCGGCTGTGGAGCATTCCAAAGCTCATCCCGACATCCAGGCTTTCCTGTACTTTACCTCTTACGCTGTGGCAGAAGTGGAGGAGCTGTCCTCCGGTTATATTGTACGCTGGGGAGACGTGCGTTATTTACACCGCAAGCAATTTCCGTTCGTCGCTGTTCTGGTCATGGACGATCAATACCAGCCTCTGAACACCTATGTAGGGTGGTTGAGCAGTGAGAAGCTGGACGAACGGTTTGCCATGGATCCCGACTCAATGAAGCTGTAA
- the trpS gene encoding tryptophan--tRNA ligase, producing the protein MVKKILSGIQPSGSLTLGNYIGAIKNYVKLQDHVENECYYMVVDLHAVTVAQEPAALREQSESVAALYIAAGVDPTRSNVFMQSHVPQHAELGWLMTTLTSMGELERMTQFKDKSSGKDSVGAGLFVYPSLMAADILVYNADLVPVGEDQKQHLELTRDLAGRFNHRYGDFFTIPDPLIPEFGARIMSLEDGTKKMSKSSPNPGSYIALLDPPDVIRKKISRATTDSGSEVRFDTVNKPEISNLMVIYAECAGMTLQQVADRYEGQMYGGFKKELAAAVVATLEPLQHKYHEIRSSGMITDILAEGAAKARVVAAETLNGVKERMGFLPYR; encoded by the coding sequence ATGGTCAAAAAAATATTGTCGGGCATCCAGCCCAGCGGCTCGCTTACACTGGGCAATTATATCGGTGCAATTAAGAATTATGTGAAGCTTCAGGATCACGTAGAGAACGAATGTTACTACATGGTCGTTGACCTGCATGCGGTAACGGTAGCACAAGAGCCGGCCGCGCTGCGCGAGCAGTCAGAGTCAGTGGCGGCGCTGTATATTGCCGCCGGAGTGGACCCTACCCGCTCCAATGTGTTCATGCAGTCGCATGTGCCGCAGCATGCAGAGCTGGGCTGGTTGATGACGACGCTCACCTCGATGGGCGAGCTGGAGCGGATGACCCAGTTCAAGGATAAATCCAGCGGCAAGGATTCGGTCGGCGCAGGGCTGTTCGTCTATCCTTCGCTGATGGCGGCAGATATTCTCGTCTATAATGCCGATCTTGTGCCGGTTGGAGAAGACCAGAAGCAGCATTTGGAACTGACGCGTGATCTGGCAGGGCGCTTCAATCACCGGTATGGTGATTTCTTCACCATTCCAGATCCGCTGATTCCGGAATTTGGGGCACGGATTATGTCCCTGGAGGACGGAACCAAAAAAATGAGCAAAAGCAGTCCGAATCCGGGCAGCTACATTGCGCTGCTGGACCCGCCGGATGTAATCCGCAAGAAAATCAGCCGCGCAACCACTGATTCCGGCAGTGAGGTGCGTTTCGATACAGTCAACAAACCTGAGATCAGCAATCTGATGGTAATCTACGCGGAATGCGCTGGTATGACTCTGCAGCAGGTGGCCGACCGTTACGAAGGCCAGATGTACGGCGGGTTCAAGAAGGAGCTTGCCGCAGCCGTGGTGGCGACGCTTGAGCCGCTGCAGCACAAGTATCATGAGATCCGCAGCTCGGGCATGATCACCGATATTCTGGCTGAAGGTGCGGCCAAAGCCCGGGTTGTAGCAGCGGAGACACTCAATGGAGTCAAGGAGCGGATGGGCTTCCTGCCTTACCGTTAA